The Kryptolebias marmoratus isolate JLee-2015 linkage group LG1, ASM164957v2, whole genome shotgun sequence sequence ggcctGGTACAAATTGCCAGCAGCCTTGGAGTCCGGCTCCTGCCGCCGAGGAAGAAGATTATCGTGATGATTCTGGGGAACCACTCTGCAGGAAAGAGCTCCTTCATTAATTGGTAACAAGTCTTTGTCAATCAGCACGTAAAGTGGGAGTTTGTCGAAAGTATCATCTGGGCGCatagctttaaaaatgtttttaaaaacagaaatgtgtatTTCTATTTAGGgtttaaactgttatttttaaatgatatattttaatCACAGAGTTCAGAATGAGTTCAGAAATAAACaagttcaaataaacaaataatccaGTTTTAAACAGCAACAGATTTTTCCCTTTAATATGATCTAATCAAAAACTTAAATGTAGAACTTATGCTGCAGAAGGTGTAACCAATTAATTGttgcttcattttcatttttcaaattatgTGAATTAAAGTGCATCTTTCTAAAAtcatttattcagaaaacagGACAGTTTCTAAAGGTGATAACCAaagattttgtcatttctatttcagcagtttttcagttgtaaataaactttattgttgttaaaatttGCTGCACAATTATCCAAACAGGGTTTTATGGGTGAACTTGAAAACTtctattaaaacaaacttaCTAAACAATAAGATTTTTGCTAAAATGTCCGTccttggtaaaagtctttctgtaatcaaagaaaagcaaagacagTTAGTTCTTTGGGTTTGAGgtgattcagtttttattttttattttttttcagatgacAGAAATAAGctcaaatagaaaaataatatGGTGCcatcataaataaaatcatggaAGCAGTTTGATCTAATCAAACATTTGTCTTCAAACACAGAGGAGGTGTCTCATCCTCAGATCTGTGGCAGTTTTCAgcatggtttttgttttgttttttgtcagaaaagTAGACCGTTCAGAGTGAAACATTAACCCTTTAATGTCcaaacactgttgtttatttggttttatctaTAATTGGGcctttcttttttgaaaatgtaatttaatcaGTCTGCAATATAATGTAGGCAGGTGGCAGGTTCCTAAATTATTATCCACAGGAATGTGAGATCTTTATCCTCTTGAGCTGTTACCTCACTAAAATACCAGCGTTAAGATTTCACCCTGCATCAATCCTCTTAACACATGGGCTgacatttaacacatttcaaCTAAACAGTTGAGTTGATTAAAAGGCAGAAACTGACTACAAATCATAATTGTTCGTTTTAAAGGAAATGTATTGAGAACAAATTAAACACTGcctttttccacttttacttCATTATAAACTGAATATCTTTGTCTTTTAGACAAATgtttggacaaaataaaaaggaaaatctttCTTCAAAGCAAAATAATGATGCTCATTTTCACTGTCAGATGTCAGCTGGTATGAAAAACGAAGGGTTGGGGCATTTTTAGGGCGTTTTATGTATTTTGGTTTAAAGCGTTTAGTCGTGCCGTGATAAAGGCTAaatcattttctgctgcatttgcgTTTCCTGTAGGTACGTCGAAGAGCACATACAGAAAACTGGCGTGGCCATTGAAACTCAGGGGTTTACCTTCATCACAAGTGGACGCAAGAGAGAATCACTGACGGTGAGAACAGGACGAGGCTTCTGTGTTTCTGCCGACTCAAACATTTAACTTCGGGGTCTGAAGCACCAGTAAAAGTTGTTGAAGCGATGTGTAAAACGATGGATCCTCTCTCCTCCCTTATGCTGCTGTAgtgaatgatgatgatgaatataaataataaatttgcaGCGCAGGACTGCAGAGTGGTTAAAGCGGGCGCACTGAGCTGCAGCGGAGAGGCTGGTGTTACCCCGAGTGCAAAGAACGAAGGAAAAGAGAACTCTGCTGcagagatgagatgagatgagatgaacGTTTGTCTCATTAGGTTCTTTCTCACATTCAGTTTTAACTCCTTCACAGGGAAATGCGACACTGCATCTCTATCCTCACTTTCGACCTCTCCTCGAGTTTAAAGGTAAGATGTGTTTTCCCCTAATTCACTGTTTGCAGTTTTCATTCAAGtaataatttaagtttttaagaAAGCATTTACATTTGATGATTGTATGGAGACTTTATACAACTCagataattgttttaatttctaaCAGTTCGATAAAACAGTTCAGAACCAGCTCTACGCGCAGCTTCCTGATGAGGAGAGATACTTAAATCTTGAGGCTTTTCATTTCTCTGCCTCTGATGTTAAAATCAGCAAagagagatttttcttttttaagtcagCGTTGTAGTGTTCACAGCACATTATGGTGTTGAAAGATGAATACAGTTACTAtcactttagttttttatgtgtCAGGAGAAGTGTGTCTGATTGTGCCATCTGgtgttttggctgctttttattggtttgattaataaaaaaatatcaaaggaCTGAAAAGAAAGGGAAGGATTAAAATATGGAATTAGTCTATCCGTagaaaaaatgagaaacagctCTGCAGTGTGGCTCATAAATGAATCCAGATGGAAACGGGTGAACTTAAGTTTGCTTTACACGCTCTGTTCACGTTCtaaaaaatgttgtgttttgctttttggagTAGGATAATTACCAGAAATCCTAATTTTTCTGCTGGAACCGTGATGCATTTCTGATCATCAGAAAGTCCGATTTTTTTCGTGTGATTGCACATTTAATTAGGCTGCGAGGAATCAACACAGAATATGCAAGTGTTAATTTCTCtcagacagaagacagaaaagtgtgtgtgtgtcagcggTCCTCAAGTCACTGGACTGTTGCTGGTTGTAGCAGAGCGACTGGGTGTGCCTGCTGTctgcctgagtgtgtgtgtgtgttctgtgaggggtggggggatgTATGTGCACATTAACCGTGAGCACGCGGAGAGTGAGGGCGAGCGAGGGTTCGCTGGGTGCGGACTCACGGTACGGCGCATGACTCACACGCCCCATCGACAGGAGTGCAGCGTAGTCAGGAGGGGCGGCAGAGAAATGTCAGAGCCATCAGAGACGACGGCagactccagcagcagcagcacttgtCTGCTGCCGGAATACAAGCAGGATTTTCATTTGAACTTCGTCTCTTGCTTCTGGAAATACAGACACATCAGCTTTCACAGCGACTGAGGATGACTCATCAGAAAATCACAGTATATCCTTGCGTGGGAGCAGAGGCTCATAATTCTTTAGGCTCTATTTGGATTTTATACCTGCATGAAGAGtgttgaaatcttttttttttgtctttaaactctCAACCTGTTGACAAGAGTTTACGCAACATGAACTAAAATCAGGACAAATTATCTGTTATTATGAGAGCTCAGGTTGTGCTCAAgttatttttactcatttgtGCTCTGACTAGTTTGAGCACTTGTATctaataatgtttaatttgtaaacCCGGACTTGGCAGCCTTTTTGCAGCCTTCCTTAATCTTTGAATCTACTGCAAAAACCTCACTTTCAGTCGAGAAACTTTGCAGTCACATGCGAGCAACACTTTACTCTCTGTTCCCCTTTTGCATGACTTTTTATTCGAACCTTATGGCCAGAAATGTCGGTTCTGAGGGCATTTAATTTCCTGATTTCAAGCAGCAGATGCAATCTTTTGTATTGCAACTAAATAGCTTACAGACCAGCAGCATTAAGGAAATCGAACATAAGGCGTTTTCATTGCATTTTTATGTATATGAGTAAATCCAGAGACTATCTGAAACAACAATCTTTTACGCAGTTCGGATGTTGTGATCTTGCAGAGTTTGTGAGCAGATCTCTGAGATTTGTGATATAAGGCATGTGGCTGTGTAAGAGAAACGTAGCGGCATGCTAATGCAGTGGCCCGGCACTCTGCAGCACAACGCTGTGATTTGTGCTGCGTGTTGACACCTGCCTCTCCGTACGAAACAGCCTCAGTGTCATCCCGGGCCCCTGCTCTGTTTGCGTGTGAATGTGTGGCGAGGGAGGACGGCGCCGTGGCCTTTAATAGTGCGGGTCCGTCTCAATAGTGATCCTGTTCTGTTTGGATTGGGGTAAACCTCCACAGTGCGTTGCCTCACAGTCGTTCTTCACTGGCTAGCTTTATGTCCCACGTCCCCACACTAAAGCTGCCAGTTGAAGAGCTGTTGtgtgtaaccatgacaacaggcCTCTCCTCAGAGGGGAAATTTCAGACgtttaaaatgtgttggggtttttttcaagTCTGAAAATTGAAGCTTTATCTGTGaggctgtggctgctgctgatgataaaaaaacaaaggatgtGTGTGGACGGCCAACAACACATCTTTATTTGGTCAATTTTGCCATTAAATTAAGATACACAGTTTGGGAAATCACTAATGTCTCAGCACAAAAGATCTTTGAGTTCTTGATCACAGTGCCACAGATCTCCCTCAGGTCTCCAGGTATTGACCATTCTGCGGTTTGTAGCCAGCTGTAgaaacagcttcctgtttgtctgtttcctcACAACATCTGTGTTCTCCAGGTGTAATGGACTACCTGTCTGCTGAGATCTCCAcctcaaagcagaaaaaattcAGCCTGGTGACATTTGTGGACACCCCCGGTCTGGTGGATGGAGACATGGTCTACCCCTTTGACGTTAATAGCGCTATCATCTGGTTAGGTGTGTTTGTTATCGGAGTTTTGTTTCCAGTGCCGTCGCCCACACGCTACAGACgttgtgttattttatgttttggtgCAGGAGAACAAGCAGACCTGATATTTGTGTTCTTTGACCCGATGGGCCAAGCTCTGTGCAAACGCACACTCAACATCGTGGAGAAGCTGAGCGAAAAATGTGGCGACAAACTGATGTTTTACCTCAGCAAGGCGGACGAAGCCGggagggagacagacagacaggtctgtccacttcacctgtaaatattttttaaatgattgtgagaaaaaaagtctttatatatatgtttatatatattttattattgttgtttttcctgcagagagTCATGATGCAGATTGTCCAGGAATTATGCCGCCGTCCAGGTCTCAACAAATGTGGTTTTGAAATGCCGACAATATATATCCCCAACCCACAGAAGGTAAAAGTAGATGAATTTTACAGCCTACACATGATGggactttattgtttttggtctgAAAAAAGGTAGTTCCAGTCTTTTGAAgcagagttctgtggaaaagttgtgaacagtcaatatcttacttgttgtattTAGTTCTTTGAGTTTggacaaacagagtttaattgtGAACgttattttagaaacctttttattctgacagttttGCATTATGCAGGTATTCTGGCAGGAATATTATGACATTCCTGCTGCACCTGGCTACACTGgacgtgctacagctagttgcaGCTGCTGTTAATGACACTTGCCTCATTATGTCAAACTGACAtgagtttaaaggtttataaagcagTGTTTGAACCACaatgaattgttttaaattggAGTAAAGATGTCCGAAATCCACTGTAGTCTTGGCCTCATCCCAACTCGTCAGTCTGGTTAGAactaaactctatttctccaagctgagatcattcaaagaggtacctacaacaggtaagatattcattgtttatTACCTTTCCATAGAATCACTCTTGAAAAAGATCTAAGTTATGGCTTTaagatctgtttaaaaaatcaaattaagaCAATCTCATACTTCCACTCACTTTGCAGTGAAGCTGAGGatcagattgttgttgtttttgaacctTTTTCCTCAGAGCTCATTAACAATCTGGATTTAAATCTCTAACAGGATGACTGAACTGCAGTTGATTGGACTTTGAAACTtctttgcttcagtttattgATATTATTTCAGAGTTATTGAATCTTTGGGAGGCACGGGGATTATAAACCACGGTCTCCATCGGCTTGCCGTTAAGAATTGCAGCCCGTGTCCTGAGTTATTGCTGTACCTCCTCGTGATCTACAACCTCACAGCCCTGCACCGCATAGTTTATGTGTGTCCATTCAGACTTCTAGTTTATATTTTGCTGAGCAAGTAGAGCTTCATTTCCTGCTCGGTTTACAAAGCTGTCGATCAAAACGCCCCCAGGATTTGTCGTGAGAGTTTCCAGCCTCTCTCTTGTTGACCGGTGGTTTTACTTCTGTTTCAAATCTGATGCATTTTGATCTGATGCATCGGCTATgcttggtctttttttgttgtttttagccaAGCAGGTGTGTGAACCAGATCGATAGTGTTTGTCAGACCATTGAGAAGACCATCAACCAGGCTGTTCAGAAGACTTTGGATCAGCTGGAGAAAGACAGTGACCTCATTTGTTCCACCATCAGCAGCAGACTGGAGCAGGACAGGTTTGACTTTCTTCAGACCATTTATCGTGCTCGAATAATTACTAAAGGCTAATCTAACAAGACaagttgtgttttaataaaccGTGTGTATCAGATATAACCAGCAGCAGTAAATCTTTAACTGGACTGATTGGTTTACTGTGCACACAGGGCTGATGTGGCTTACAACAAAAGCGTCCGTCTTCACTCCGTTCTGTGTGGCGCTTTGGGCATTTTCCTACCGTTCCTCTTCATCCTTAGTTTCATTGTAAACACCTTCTCCAAAAAGCAGCTGGACGAGGTGTTTGGTGAAGGTCCGACTCGGACCATCACAGTCTTCACGGTAAGTTCAGGAAATCTCAATGTTGGCAATAAC is a genomic window containing:
- the si:dkey-98f17.5 gene encoding uncharacterized protein si:dkey-98f17.5, which translates into the protein MPQWGAVSARDGGTPCATPKSFPRLVGNSKETVILIVSTMSGRKPRSVANPLESAITTPSERILKECHNLYVDSENGLVQIASSLGVRLLPPRKKIIVMILGNHSAGKSSFINWYVEEHIQKTGVAIETQGFTFITSGRKRESLTGNATLHLYPHFRPLLEFKGVMDYLSAEISTSKQKKFSLVTFVDTPGLVDGDMVYPFDVNSAIIWLGEQADLIFVFFDPMGQALCKRTLNIVEKLSEKCGDKLMFYLSKADEAGRETDRQRVMMQIVQELCRRPGLNKCGFEMPTIYIPNPQKPSRCVNQIDSVCQTIEKTINQAVQKTLDQLEKDSDLICSTISSRLEQDRADVAYNKSVRLHSVLCGALGIFLPFLFILSFIVNTFSKKQLDEVFGEGPTRTITVFTGIVMYLWEWIPEDGQAVFVITFGAFCYLLLFLAKYFAGRGNKTLTKKEKRKMAEYSDYIHDIVKPKKAKLYEWYLQQCAAEYDL